In Deltaproteobacteria bacterium, the following proteins share a genomic window:
- a CDS encoding MoxR family ATPase — MSETVNLEQLNREVVEKSRFVDDILGEVGKVIIGQKNFVERLLMGFLTGGHILVEGIPGLAKTLTINTLSDAVHADFNRIQFTPDLLPADLVGTEIYNQKDGSFSVKRGPIFSNIVLADEINRAPAKVQSALLEAMQEKQVTIGDETFPLADAFLVLATQNPIEQEGTYPLPEAQVDRFMFKLQVTYPAKDEEKEIITRNIAGTKLAVEKVTTTDDIIAAREVVNRIYVDDKIKTYIVNLVSASRRPEEYGLADIKDLIEYGASPRASIFLARAAMANAFMKHRGFVTPEDIKAIALDILRHRVILSYEAEAEEVSPEDVIRKIFDAVEVP, encoded by the coding sequence GTGTCAGAAACAGTTAACCTGGAACAGTTAAACAGGGAAGTTGTAGAAAAAAGTCGTTTTGTTGACGACATTCTTGGTGAAGTAGGAAAAGTAATTATCGGTCAGAAGAACTTCGTGGAAAGGCTCCTCATGGGCTTTCTCACAGGTGGCCATATCCTTGTGGAAGGGATTCCGGGCCTGGCAAAAACACTGACCATTAACACCTTGTCCGATGCCGTCCATGCTGACTTCAACAGGATACAGTTTACACCCGACCTGCTCCCTGCCGATCTGGTAGGGACGGAAATTTATAATCAGAAAGACGGCAGCTTTTCTGTAAAGAGGGGGCCCATCTTTTCCAATATCGTTCTTGCCGACGAAATCAACAGGGCGCCTGCCAAGGTTCAGAGCGCACTGCTGGAAGCAATGCAGGAAAAACAGGTGACCATCGGCGATGAAACATTCCCTCTTGCCGACGCCTTTCTCGTTCTTGCTACCCAAAATCCCATAGAACAGGAAGGAACTTACCCGCTTCCCGAGGCCCAGGTTGACCGTTTCATGTTCAAACTGCAGGTCACTTATCCCGCTAAAGATGAAGAGAAAGAGATTATTACCCGCAATATTGCAGGCACAAAACTTGCCGTAGAAAAGGTGACCACCACCGATGACATTATTGCTGCCAGGGAAGTTGTTAACAGGATTTACGTTGACGATAAAATAAAAACGTATATTGTTAACCTCGTTTCGGCAAGCAGGCGCCCTGAAGAGTATGGCCTGGCAGATATTAAAGATCTCATTGAATACGGGGCATCCCCCAGGGCTTCCATATTCCTTGCCAGAGCGGCTATGGCTAATGCATTCATGAAGCACCGGGGATTTGTTACGCCTGAAGATATTAAGGCCATTGCTCTCGATATCCTGAGACACAGGGTTATTTTGAGTTACGAGGCGGAAGCTGAAGAAGTTAGTCCTGAAGATGTAATCAGGAAGATCTTCGACGCAGTGGAAGTTCCTTAA
- a CDS encoding RNA polymerase factor sigma-32, with the protein MYALTRTNDITLYMNEINRYPLLTQEEEFDLAVRLREYGDREAAERLATSNLRFVVKIANEYRNYGLKLMDLVQEGNIGLLMAVKKFNPHKGYRLLTYAVWWIKAYIQEFIIKNWSLVKIGTTQAQKKLFYKLNQAKEKLARGDDYKAIAESLDVREGDVEEMDLRMSARDFSLDSTIDDEGTTTHMDLLPCNKANQEEIVADAQEKAVIKKDVADVVSSMKERDRFIIEKRLMADEPMTLQEVGDHLGVSRERARQLEARIKKNLKESLCQKQLTWNS; encoded by the coding sequence ATGTACGCATTAACCAGAACAAATGACATAACTCTCTACATGAATGAAATAAACAGGTACCCTCTTCTTACACAGGAAGAGGAGTTTGACCTGGCTGTCCGCCTGCGCGAATATGGCGACAGGGAAGCGGCTGAAAGGCTTGCCACTTCAAATCTCCGTTTTGTCGTAAAAATCGCTAACGAATACAGAAATTACGGACTCAAGCTGATGGACCTGGTTCAGGAAGGCAATATCGGCCTTCTTATGGCGGTAAAGAAATTCAATCCCCATAAGGGCTATCGTCTTCTCACTTATGCCGTCTGGTGGATTAAGGCCTATATCCAGGAATTCATCATTAAAAACTGGAGCCTTGTTAAAATCGGGACGACGCAGGCCCAGAAAAAACTTTTCTACAAGCTGAACCAGGCCAAGGAAAAGCTGGCCCGTGGTGATGACTACAAGGCCATTGCCGAGAGCCTCGACGTAAGAGAAGGTGATGTTGAGGAGATGGATCTCAGGATGAGCGCCAGGGACTTTTCTCTTGATTCGACAATCGATGATGAAGGAACGACGACCCATATGGACCTTCTCCCCTGCAACAAGGCAAATCAGGAAGAAATCGTTGCCGATGCCCAGGAAAAAGCCGTCATAAAAAAAGACGTGGCTGATGTCGTTTCTTCCATGAAGGAGCGAGACCGGTTTATTATAGAAAAAAGGCTAATGGCCGATGAACCGATGACGCTCCAGGAAGTAGGCGATCATCTCGGTGTTTCCAGGGAGAGGGCAAGGCAGCTTGAAGCAAGGATAAAAAAGAACCTTAAGGAGAGCCTGTGTCAGAAACAGTTAACCTGGAACAGTTAA
- a CDS encoding trypsin-like peptidase domain-containing protein, translating into MKNSPGKKRLNLIILSILIYWGALTSYCEAIVPGDDKIRKKIVKIYASQSSPDYLNPWRSGAATQVSGSGCIVEGNRILTNAHVVANSTYLEVRLHGSSKRYKAKALKVAHEVDIALLEVEDESIFAGISPLKLGKLPEAQQEVLVYGFPIGGDSLSITKGILSRIEHQSYVHSGDYFLAGQIDAAINPGNSGGPVIVDGKIAGIVMQSYSPLHSENLGYMVPAPVIRHFFEDLEDGEYEGFPALGLHTQNIENPAMKEKYSMNKNRTGVVINHIYFKSPAQGRLKVNDIVMAVDGHAIADDGTVEFRPGERTFYSYFIEMHQMNEKVEVDILRKGKIKKFTFKLRNEKDDLMLVRNMKEKNLPRYFVFGGIVFTPLTKNLVQQWGRGWRRRVDEELLYEISNWPSKEKKEVVVALKVLAADLNRGYHKIRNWAVEEVNGKKFANFDEFINIISREKEPFIEFKNRKGYRIVIDRLKAGKDKESILKTYRIKEDRSPDLK; encoded by the coding sequence ATGAAAAATTCGCCAGGGAAAAAAAGGTTAAATCTTATCATCCTCTCCATCTTAATTTACTGGGGAGCGCTCACTTCTTATTGTGAAGCCATTGTGCCGGGCGACGACAAGATAAGAAAGAAGATCGTCAAGATCTACGCTTCCCAAAGCAGTCCTGACTATCTCAACCCCTGGAGGTCGGGAGCGGCAACACAGGTCAGCGGTTCGGGCTGCATCGTGGAAGGCAACAGGATCCTTACCAACGCCCACGTCGTTGCAAACAGTACCTACCTGGAAGTAAGACTCCACGGCAGTTCCAAAAGATACAAGGCAAAAGCCTTAAAAGTCGCCCATGAAGTCGACATTGCGCTGCTGGAAGTGGAGGATGAATCCATATTTGCAGGCATCAGTCCCCTCAAACTGGGCAAACTCCCCGAGGCACAGCAGGAAGTTCTCGTCTACGGATTTCCTATCGGCGGCGATTCTCTCAGCATCACCAAAGGGATTCTTTCACGGATAGAGCACCAGAGTTATGTACATAGCGGGGACTATTTTCTGGCCGGTCAGATTGATGCAGCCATCAATCCCGGCAATAGCGGCGGCCCTGTCATTGTAGACGGTAAAATTGCCGGCATCGTCATGCAGTCATATAGCCCGCTTCACTCGGAAAACCTTGGCTATATGGTGCCGGCCCCCGTGATCCGGCATTTTTTCGAAGATCTGGAAGATGGTGAATATGAGGGCTTTCCAGCGCTCGGCCTTCACACGCAAAACATTGAAAATCCGGCAATGAAAGAGAAATACAGCATGAACAAAAACAGGACCGGCGTTGTCATAAACCACATCTACTTCAAATCACCGGCACAGGGAAGGCTGAAAGTTAACGACATCGTCATGGCCGTAGACGGGCATGCCATAGCCGACGACGGCACGGTAGAATTCAGGCCCGGAGAGAGGACTTTCTACTCCTACTTCATAGAAATGCATCAAATGAATGAAAAGGTAGAAGTGGATATACTTAGAAAGGGAAAAATAAAAAAATTCACATTTAAGCTGAGAAATGAGAAAGACGACCTTATGCTCGTGCGAAACATGAAGGAAAAAAATCTTCCCAGGTACTTTGTTTTCGGCGGCATCGTTTTTACCCCTCTTACAAAGAACCTGGTTCAGCAATGGGGAAGAGGATGGCGGCGCCGCGTTGATGAAGAACTGCTCTATGAAATTTCAAACTGGCCGAGCAAAGAAAAAAAAGAGGTCGTTGTTGCCCTCAAGGTACTTGCAGCCGATCTGAACAGGGGCTATCACAAAATCAGGAATTGGGCAGTGGAAGAAGTGAATGGAAAGAAATTCGCTAATTTCGATGAATTCATAAATATCATTTCCCGTGAAAAGGAACCCTTCATTGAATTTAAAAACCGCAAGGGATACCGGATAGTCATAGACAGGCTAAAAGCAGGAAAGGATAAGGAAAGTATCCTGAAAACCTATCGTATCAAGGAAGACCGCTCACCGGATCTGAAATAA
- a CDS encoding LysR family transcriptional regulator, whose translation MERSKPRKKPSKRISTEKSPGEGGLSLRARIWFDMDGETFIAPGRATLLERIDRYGSISKAAKSMEMSYRHAWLLVDDMNRKAISPLVERVSGGKGGGGTVLTVEGKKTLERFEKLQGKIRNFVEEVAKENGML comes from the coding sequence ATGGAAAGGTCGAAACCGAGAAAAAAACCATCAAAGAGAATTTCAACGGAGAAATCACCGGGGGAAGGGGGCCTCTCTCTTCGTGCCAGAATATGGTTCGACATGGACGGCGAGACCTTTATTGCGCCGGGAAGAGCTACCCTGCTCGAAAGGATAGACCGGTACGGCTCCATCAGCAAGGCTGCAAAATCGATGGAAATGTCCTACCGCCATGCATGGCTCCTGGTTGATGATATGAACAGGAAAGCAATATCACCTCTTGTTGAAAGAGTATCCGGTGGTAAAGGGGGCGGAGGAACGGTATTGACGGTGGAAGGAAAAAAGACCCTTGAAAGGTTTGAAAAGCTGCAAGGGAAAATAAGGAATTTTGTCGAAGAAGTGGCGAAAGAAAACGGCATGCTTTAA
- a CDS encoding TOBE domain-containing protein has protein sequence MNLKNKLPSTIKEVKKGKLNAHVSLEWKDIPLSVIITSASADEMGLVRGDRVDALFKASDVILARGLSGQLSARNVFSGKIVELKKSFPLAMVDINASGCMVCAEITLSSLEAMGLKEGEDVDVVIKSSELILAKAL, from the coding sequence ATGAATCTTAAAAATAAACTTCCTTCAACTATAAAAGAAGTAAAAAAGGGAAAACTCAACGCCCACGTCTCTCTCGAATGGAAGGATATTCCCTTGAGCGTTATTATCACCTCTGCCTCTGCCGATGAAATGGGTCTTGTCCGGGGAGACCGGGTGGACGCACTTTTCAAGGCCTCTGACGTTATTCTGGCCAGGGGGCTTTCGGGTCAGTTAAGCGCCAGAAATGTTTTTAGCGGGAAGATTGTAGAGCTTAAAAAAAGCTTCCCCCTGGCTATGGTTGATATCAATGCGTCAGGCTGCATGGTGTGTGCTGAAATCACCCTCTCTTCACTGGAAGCAATGGGATTGAAGGAAGGGGAGGATGTGGATGTAGTAATTAAATCGTCTGAGCTTATTTTGGCAAAGGCACTATAG
- the modA gene encoding molybdate ABC transporter substrate-binding protein, translated as MTSNKYLHKLCLTLSLSLALFISTAEGAEKTLNIAAASNLTYVMPEIVKVFEKTHKGIKTKLSLASSGSIYSQIINGAPYDVFLSADELRPSLLYKEGKTIGKPFTYATGKLVLWTGKKMTLVEGLFVLSSPKVKRVAIANPRHAPYGEAAKKTLIDAGLWEVIQSKLIYGENIGQAAHFVSSGSADVGVIAESMLKSPVMASGTSYLLPEGSYDPITQYGVVIKNKRGNRERAQLFRKYLKSDIAQAIFKDYGYGVE; from the coding sequence ATGACATCGAACAAATATCTCCATAAACTATGTCTCACCCTCTCCTTATCTTTGGCTTTATTCATCTCCACTGCAGAGGGGGCAGAAAAAACCCTAAACATCGCCGCCGCATCAAATCTCACTTACGTCATGCCTGAAATAGTGAAGGTATTCGAGAAAACGCACAAAGGCATAAAGACAAAACTCTCTCTCGCCTCATCGGGCAGCATCTATTCGCAGATAATTAACGGCGCGCCCTATGATGTCTTTCTTTCGGCCGACGAACTGAGGCCGTCACTGCTTTATAAAGAGGGCAAGACCATTGGAAAACCTTTTACCTATGCCACAGGCAAGCTTGTTCTCTGGACGGGAAAAAAAATGACTCTTGTAGAAGGACTTTTTGTTCTCTCTTCACCGAAGGTAAAGCGGGTGGCCATTGCCAATCCGAGACATGCGCCCTATGGGGAGGCTGCAAAAAAGACTCTCATCGATGCGGGCCTGTGGGAGGTGATTCAATCCAAACTGATCTATGGTGAAAACATTGGACAGGCGGCGCACTTTGTCAGTTCCGGTTCAGCAGATGTGGGGGTCATTGCCGAATCGATGCTTAAATCGCCCGTCATGGCATCAGGCACAAGCTATCTATTGCCCGAGGGAAGTTACGATCCAATCACACAATACGGCGTTGTCATTAAAAACAAAAGGGGAAACCGTGAGAGGGCTCAATTATTCCGCAAGTACCTGAAATCTGATATAGCACAAGCTATCTTTAAAGACTATGGCTACGGAGTGGAGTAG
- the modB gene encoding molybdate ABC transporter permease subunit yields MQDFSPIFLSIKLSFVTTLFLFAFGIPFSYWLSVTKNKLKPALEAIIALPIVLPPTVLGFYILLAIGSNGPFGKLYESIFDSQLAFSFTGLVVGSFFYSFPFAVQPIQSAFESIDKKLIEASWTLGKSQFETFRRIILPLSRKGLITGGVLSFAHTMGEFGVVLMVGGNIPGVTKVASIAIYDEVQALNYRGANIYSLILLLISFSVLLMVYVFNRQTVRAL; encoded by the coding sequence GTGCAGGATTTCAGTCCCATATTTCTCTCTATCAAGCTCTCATTCGTTACGACCCTCTTTCTCTTTGCTTTCGGTATCCCCTTTTCCTACTGGCTTTCAGTGACGAAAAACAAGCTAAAACCCGCCCTGGAAGCAATAATTGCGCTCCCCATCGTCCTGCCACCGACAGTGCTGGGCTTTTACATTCTTCTTGCTATTGGCAGTAACGGGCCTTTTGGTAAACTCTACGAATCAATTTTCGACAGCCAGCTTGCCTTTTCTTTTACAGGCCTTGTGGTGGGGTCGTTTTTTTACTCCTTTCCCTTTGCCGTCCAACCCATTCAGTCAGCCTTTGAGTCCATCGACAAAAAACTCATTGAAGCGTCATGGACACTGGGCAAGTCGCAATTTGAAACCTTCCGGCGTATCATTTTACCTCTTTCAAGAAAGGGTCTCATTACAGGCGGCGTCCTCTCTTTTGCCCACACTATGGGTGAGTTCGGCGTCGTTCTTATGGTGGGGGGGAATATTCCCGGCGTCACAAAAGTAGCCTCCATTGCCATCTATGATGAAGTGCAGGCCCTTAATTATAGAGGGGCAAACATCTACTCTCTCATACTGCTCCTTATTTCCTTCTCCGTCCTTCTTATGGTTTATGTTTTTAACCGTCAAACAGTGAGGGCGCTATGA
- a CDS encoding ABC transporter ATP-binding protein codes for MSCFEASFRKTFHGKKGEEFSLDLDFTLPEGKITVIFGPSGSGKSTILRLIAGLDAANGGVFKSAGETWFNAEKGINLAPQERQTGFLFQDLALFPHLTVEGNMSYAIEKKSEKLRIKALLEMTELTGLEHRYPHELSGGQQQRLALARSIAGEPKLLLLDEPFSALDRSVKKRIHEEFLKFHDRFGFTALMVTHDISEAYRLAEHAIILKEGKKVKEGTPEEVFLGKTLSTRIQIPVKVIEMESDEIHTLLTVEEGRRTFRVFVDNDEAKKITIGDEVIVAAKASEALVFKV; via the coding sequence ATGAGTTGCTTCGAAGCTTCTTTCAGGAAAACCTTTCATGGAAAAAAGGGGGAAGAATTCTCTCTCGATCTCGATTTCACCCTGCCTGAAGGCAAAATTACAGTCATCTTCGGGCCCTCAGGTTCAGGCAAGTCAACCATACTGAGACTTATTGCCGGACTTGATGCAGCCAATGGGGGGGTATTCAAATCAGCAGGGGAAACATGGTTTAATGCTGAAAAGGGAATAAACCTTGCGCCACAGGAGAGACAGACAGGCTTTCTCTTCCAGGATCTTGCCCTTTTTCCGCACCTCACCGTTGAAGGAAATATGAGTTATGCTATAGAAAAAAAGAGCGAAAAGCTCAGAATAAAAGCGCTTTTAGAAATGACGGAACTGACGGGTCTGGAGCACCGTTATCCCCATGAGCTTTCAGGAGGGCAGCAACAGCGCCTTGCCCTGGCAAGGTCCATCGCCGGAGAACCGAAGCTGCTCCTTCTCGATGAACCCTTCTCGGCTCTCGACAGGTCTGTAAAAAAACGTATCCACGAAGAATTCCTCAAGTTCCATGACCGTTTCGGCTTTACGGCCCTCATGGTAACCCACGACATATCCGAGGCCTACCGCCTTGCCGAGCATGCCATAATTTTGAAGGAAGGGAAAAAGGTTAAGGAAGGTACACCGGAAGAGGTCTTTCTGGGAAAGACCCTGAGTACAAGAATCCAGATCCCCGTCAAGGTGATTGAAATGGAGTCCGACGAGATTCACACCCTCCTTACCGTAGAGGAAGGAAGAAGGACCTTCCGCGTCTTCGTCGATAACGATGAGGCAAAAAAAATCACCATCGGCGATGAAGTCATCGTCGCCGCCAAAGCATCGGAAGCGCTGGTTTTCAAGGTGTAA